One Triticum dicoccoides isolate Atlit2015 ecotype Zavitan chromosome 4B, WEW_v2.0, whole genome shotgun sequence genomic window carries:
- the LOC119293154 gene encoding germin-like protein 9-1 — protein sequence MAPASLITLLVILSVAFVAHASDPDILTDFIVPPGTNASVLDGAFFTYTGLIAGNSADPAKFTVSKATTAEFPALLGQSVSYAALVFGPGTVNPPHVHPRASELLYVVQGPLLVGLVDETKNELYAQTLQTGDMFVFPKGMVHFQFNGGEHVARAFSAFGSASPGTVSLPVTLFESGIPDAVLEKSLHVDEATVHALEHALAPPAPAPAPDSPPAPKNGAASPVPACLSLLVGFAAALLL from the coding sequence ATGGCGCCAGCGTCTCTTATTACACTGCTCGTCATCCTCTCCGTGGCCTTCGTCGCCCACGCCAGCGACCCGGacatcctcaccgacttcatcgtgcCCCCGGGCACCAACGCGTCCGTGCTCGACGGCGCCTTCTTCACCTACACCGGCCTCATCGCCGGCAACTCCGCCGACCCGGCCAAGTTCACCGTGTCCAAGGCCACCACGGCCGAGTTCCCCGCGCTGCTGGGCCAGTCCGTCTCCTACGCCGCCCTCGTCTTCGGCCCCGGCACCGTCAACCCGCCGCACGTCCACCCCAGGGCCTCGGAGCTGCTCTACGTGGTGCAGGGCCCGCTGCTGGTGGGCCTGGTCGACGAGACCAAAAACGAGCTCTATGCGCAGACGCTGCAGACGGGCGACATGTTTGTGTTCCCCAAGGGCATGGTGCACTTCCAGTTCAACGGCGGCGAGCACGTGGCGCGCGCCTTCTCCGCCTTCGGCAGCGCCAGCCCCGGCACCGTCTCGCTGCCCGTAACGCTCTTCGAGTCCGGCATCCCGGACGCCGTCCTCGAGAAGTCGCTCCACGTCGACGAGGCCACTGTGCATGCGCTCGAGCACGCCCTCGCGCCGCCCGCTCCTGCTCCCGCTCCCGATTCCCCACCGGCGCCCAAGAATGGTGCCGCCTCGCCAGTGCCAGCATGCCTCTCGCTCCTGGTTGGCTTCGCCGCCGCATTGTTGCTTTGA
- the LOC119293153 gene encoding germin-like protein 9-3, which translates to MASMNYYSLVLVVVALVWAPLAAVAGDPDILGDFIVPAPMVGMPPTNITGDFFTYTDFRAANETMPWPPQYFVVIKANMGVFPALNGQSVSYAMLVFPSGYVNPPHTHPRAAELLFVQSGALSVGFVDTAGKLYTQDLMAGDLFVFPKGLVHYQYNQGPNPATAFSAFGSAAPGTVNVPASVFGTGIDGVVLAKSFKTDFWTVQKLKAALTPPPKK; encoded by the coding sequence ATGGCGTCCATGAACTACTACTCTTTGGTGTTGGTGGTGGTTGCATTGGTCTGGGCACCGCTGGCCGCCGTGGCCGGCGACCCAGACATCCTTGGTGACTTCATTGTGCCGGCGCCGATGGTTGGCATGCCGCCGACGAACATCACTGGTGACTTCTTCACCTACACTGACTTCCGCGCCGCAAACGAGACAATGCCGTGGCCTCCACAGTATTTCGTTGTGATCAAGGCCAATATGGGGGTGTTCCCTGCGCTCAACGGGCAGAGTGTATCCTATGCCATGCTCGTGTTCCCCTCCGGATACGTCAACCCGCCGCACACCCACCCGCGCGCCGCTGAGTTGCTGTTTGTCCAGAGCGGCGCGCTCTCCGTCGGGTTTGTTGACACTGCCGGTAAGCTCTACACACAGGACCTCATGGCCGGCGACTTATTTGTGTTCCCCAAGGGCCTCGTCCACTACCAGTACAACCAGGGCCCCAACCCTGCCACCGCGTTCTCGGCCTTTGGCAGCGCCGCCCCTGGCACCGTGAATGTGCCTGCCTCCGTGTTCGGCACCGGCATTGACGGCGTTGTGCTTGCCAAGTCGTTCAAGACTGACTTTTGGACGGTGCAGAAGCTCAAGGCAGCGCTCACTCCACCACCCAAGAAGTGA